From Marmota flaviventris isolate mMarFla1 chromosome X, mMarFla1.hap1, whole genome shotgun sequence, the proteins below share one genomic window:
- the LOC114090639 gene encoding TLR adapter interacting with SLC15A4 on the lysosome-like yields MLGEAFLIELPYKEQKYTKFCKPVTCKKTSNDEKETWKNKLLDIEDNSLSPLKRENQEKIMKESLNEQSNDTNKIKSVDELSAVKCKNTPLPGTVSIALTIPKREQHDERQVDLYRSWSCTSICQNYPDLQIGGDHVGNMYDSGCFVEHTHDDVSNGPLLLSVDIPLGHSPIIEPLEKTPTSKLLNGDEIREKSMLFHKQPLSNSMLNSYMEKKVDELYKQFLEENLTRCCSITNLIASNLLMNNINQISLQISQEQNIEASKAREALLHSLTLCNLRNISHGNSSEFSTPNLQISNQTSRELVSHL; encoded by the coding sequence atgctTGGAGAAGCCTTCCTAATTGAACTCCCatacaaagaacagaaatatacaaaattttgCAAACCAGTAACATGTAAGAAGACAtcaaatgatgaaaaagaaacttggaaaaataaacttttagatATAGAAGACAATTCACTTTCCCCGCTTAAGAgggaaaatcaagaaaaaattatgaaagaaagtttaaatgaacaaagtaatgatacaaataaaataaaatctgtggaTGAGCTATCTGCGGTAAAATGCAAAAATACACCTCTTCCAGGAACTGTGTCCATTGCATTGACCATTCCAAAGAGAGAACAACATGATGAAAGACAAGTGGATTTATATCGATCCTGGTCATGTACCAGTATTTGCCAGAATTATCCTGATCTACAGATTGGAGGTGATCATGTGGGGAACATGTATGATTCAGGCTGCTTTGTTGAACACACACATGATGATGTTTCTAATGGTCCCCTTTTACTTTCAGTAGATATACCATTGGGCCATTCTCCTATCATTGAGCCTCTGGAGAAAACACCCACCTCAAAGTTATTGAATGGAGATGAAATTCGAGAAAAAAGTATGCTGTTTCATAAGCAGCCTCTCTCCAATTCTATGCTTAATAGCTATATGGAAAAAAAGGTCGATGAACTCTATAAACAATTTTTGGAAGAAAATCTCACCAGGTGTTGCTCCATAACCAATCTTATAGCTTCCAATCTGCTAATGAACAATATAAATCAGATTAGTCTTCAAATTTCCCAAGAGCAGAACATAGAGGCATCAAAAGCTCGGGAAGCTCTTCTGCACTCTTTAACACTATGTAATCTTCGTAACATTTCCCATGGAAACAGTTCTGAATTTAGCACTCCTAACTTACAAATATCAAACCAGACAAGTAGGGAACTTGTATCACATTTATAG